The Streptomyces sp. A2-16 sequence CCACCACCAGGGAGGCGGCGAGGACGGCCGTCCTCGTGAGGCGGTAGGCGCGTGTCCGGTACCAGGGCCTGCGGGTCCGCCTACGCGGCGCCATGCGTACGGCGACGCAGCCGCAACCAGGTCGCCGCGCCGACGGCGACGAGGCCCACGGCGGCGGCACCCGCGACCGGGGTGAAGGCGTCCTCGCGGGCGAGCCCGCCCCCGCCGGCCGGCGGACCGCCGTGGGGTCCTCCGGCGCCGGGCTTGTTGTCACAGGAGACCTTGAACACCTTGTGCTTGGCCGGGGGCGTGACCTCGCCCGGGACCACGGTGGTCTTCCAGGTCAGCTTGTAGTGGCCCGTGGGCAGCGTCAGGTTCGAGGTGACACCGGCGCCGTTGGCGAGGGTGACGACTCCGGACAGCGTGGCCGTGGTGCCGGCCTGCGCGGACTGCGGCTCGATGGTCCAGTTGACGCCCACGGCGGTGTCGAAGTTGAAGGCGTCCAGGTAGAACAGGCAGACCTTGGGCTGGTTGAGGTGCGCGGCGGACGCGACACCCGCCATGTGCACCTTGACGTCGCCCTTCTCACCGACGGCGGCGGCGGACGGGGCGCCGAGGAGCAGCGCTGCGCCGACGGTGACCGCCGTCAGGGCGGCGGCTCTGCGCGGACGGGACGAGGTCGACATACGAGACCCTCCAAATCAGGTGATTTTCATACAAACTGCACCTGATTCGATGTCACATCCAAGGCCTTCACGGGGGGACAAGAGCCCGACACACCGTCAGATATCGCTCTTACGGCTCAAAGGGCGACGCGTCCGGGACGGCTCGGCCGGCTCCTTCGGAGGCCTCGCCGACGACCGCAGCGCGACCCCCGACGACACCAGCAGGAGCCCGCCCAGCATCACGAACGGCGCCGCCACCCCGGCGACCCCGGCGACCAGGCCCGCGGTGGCGGGCGCGGCGACCTGGCCGAGACGGTTGCCGGTCAGCCGCAGGGCGAGGGCGGTGGAGCGGGCGGCGTCCGGTGCGGCCTGGACGACCGTCGTCATGGACAGCGGCTGTCCGACGCCGAGGCAGAAGCCGAGCAGGGCCAGCACGACGGCCAGCGCCCACACCGGGACCGGCAGGGCGATGCCCGCGCACAGCAGGGCCGCCAGCAGACACGTCACGGTGAGGAGCAGCGCCCGCCCCAGCAGCCGCAGCAGCGGAGTCAGCACCAGACGGCAGGCGATGGTGGCCGCCGCGCGCAGGCTCAGCAGCAGGCCGATCACCGAGGGGGCGATGCCTCGGTGCTCACCGACCACCGGGAGGTACGCGGTGAGGATGTCCGTGGCGGACAGCACGGCCAGGCTCACGAAGATGCCCCCGGGCACGCCGCGGGACTTCAGGATGCGCCCGACCGGAACCCGGTCGCCCGGTCCGGTACGGGACGCGGCCGCCGTGTCGCGGTGCTCGATGCGCCACAACGAGGTGAACGCGACCGCCGCTCCCGCGCCCGCGACGAGCAGCGCGAGCGCGCTGGTGCCCGCCCTGTCCGCGCCGCCGATCAGCGCGCCCGCCGCGATCGGGCCGACCAGCTGGCCGAGGGAGGCACCGATGGTGAAGTGGCCGAAGTTGCGGTCCTGTTCGTGCGGGGCGGACTGGCGGGCGACGAGCGACTGGGCGCCGATGACGAAGCAGAGGTGACCGAGGCCCATCACCCCGCTCCAGATCGCCATCGCCCACAGGGAGTTGGCGATCCCGCTCAGCGCGCACCCGCCGGCGATGAGCACGACCCCCACGGGCAGCAGCGGCGCGCACCGCCCGTGGTCCGTACGGCGGCCCAGCGGCACCGCGGCGAAGAGCGGCAGCAGCGCGTACACACCGGCGATGACACCGATAGCCCGCTCGTCCGCACCCAGCGCGAGGGCCCGGTAGGAGACGGCGGGCCGGGCCATCGACACCGCCCCCTGCGCGAAGCTGAAGGCGATGACGAGGCGGAGCAGCCAGCCGCGGTTCCCACCGGGCACCATGTGCGAGTCCTCCGTGGACGCGAGAAGCGGATCAGATGATTCCGAAGAGGATTCCTGCCCCGAGGATCAACAGGCATGTGAGCGCGGCCCACTTGACCACGAACCTGGTGTGGTCGCCGAACTCCACCTTGGCCATGCCGACCAGGACGTACACGGCCGGGACCAGCGGGCTTGACATGTGCAGCGGCTGCCCGACGAGCGAGGCACGGGCCATCTCCAGCGGCGAGACGCCGTGCGCCGCACCGGCCTCGGCGAGGACCGGGAGGACACCGAAGTAGAAGCCGTCGTTGGACATGAAGTAGGTGAGCGGCAGGCTCAGGATGCCGGTGACCAGGGCCATGTGCGGGCCCATGCCCTCAGGGATGACGTCGACCATCCAGCGGGCCATGTGGTCGACCATGCCGGTGCCCTGCAGGACACCGGTGAAGACGGCGGCGGCGAAGACCATGCCGGAGACGTTGAGGACGTTGTCGGCGTGGGCGGCGAGGCGCGCCTTCTGGTCGGGGATGTGCGGGAAGTTCACGGTGAGCGCGAGCGCGGCACCGAGCAGGAACAGCACCGGGATCGGCAGCCACTCCATGATCATGGAGGTGAGCAGGGTGACCGTGAGCAGGGCGTTGAACCAGTAGAGCTTGGGGCGCAGGGTGGGGCGGTGGGGGTCGAGGACCTGGAAGCGCTCCTTGTCGCCGTCCTCGTCGCCGTCCTCGGCGTCGGTGCCGGAGCCCGAACCGCCGGTGGCCACCGCGGCCTTGCCGGTGCCGGATCCGCCGGAGCCCGCGCCGACCAGGACCGCCTCGGTCTCCTTCTCCTCGACGGGCTCCTTGACCAGCACGTCGCCCAGCGTCAGGGTGCCCAGCCGCTTGCGCTCGCGCATGCCGAGGACGTACGAGAGGACGAAGACGCCCAGGAGGCCGACCGCGAGGGCGGGGATCATCGGGACGAAGATGTCGCTGGCGTCCAGCTTCAGCGCGGTCGCGGCGCGGGCCGTGGGGCCGCCCCACGGCAGCGTGTTCATCACGCCGTTGGCCATCGCGGCGACACCGGTCATCACGACCAGGCTCATCTTCAGGCGCTTGTACAGCGGGTACATCGCCGAGACGGTGATCATGAAGGTGGTCGAGCCGTCCCCGTCCAGGGAGACGATCGCGGCGAGGATCGCCGTACCGACGACGATCCGCATCGGGTCGGCCTTCGCGAACTTCAGGATCCCGCGCACGATCGGGTCGAAGAGACCGACGTCGATCATCACACCGAAGTAGACGATCGCGAACATGAGCATCGCCGCGGTGGGGGCGAGGCTGGTGACGCCTTCGATGACGTAGTCACCGAGCTTGGCGCCCTTCCCGACGAAGACACAGAACAGTGCCGGGATCAGCACGAGCGCCGCGATCGGCGACATCTTCTTCATCATGATCAGGACCAGGAAGGTCGCGATCATGGCGAAGCCGAGGATGGTCAGCATGAGTGGATACCTAACGTTCGCCCTTGAACTCCCACCAGGGCCGGCGGTGCGTTGACGTTAGGTCTGTTCGTTTGGTGTTAACAAGACGTTGACGTGCGAGCAATAAGCGCAAAACTGCTGGTCACAGCTTTGCACTGCTCACAGCGTCGCCACGGCGGCCAGTTTTACCGGTACGCCGTTGAGCACCGCGTTGCCCGAGAGCGGGTCGAGCAGGCTGCCGTCGAGGAGCTGGTTGACGTTGACACCGGGGTCCTTGAGGGCGTGACCGAGCCGGGTCCCGGGCCGGTCGTGACCCCAGCCGTGCGGGAGGCTGACCACGCCGGGGCGCACGCCGTCGGTGACCTCCGCCTCGGTGACGACCTCTCCCCCGGCGCCCTTGATCCGCACCGCGGCGCCGTCCGCCAGGCCGAGGCGCTCGGCGTCCTCGGGGTGGATGTGCAGGGTGCAGCGGTTGGTGCCGCCGGTGAGGGCGGGGACGTTGTGCATCCAGCTGTTGTTGGAGCGCAGGTGCCGGCGACCGACGAGAACGAGCCCTTCGGGCCGGTGCCGCAGGGCCTCGCGCAGCCGTGGCAGGTCGTCCGCGATGGGCTTGGGCAGCAGTTCGACCTGGCCGCTCCTGGTCTTCAGCGGCTGCGGCAGCCGCGAGGTCAGCGGTCCGAGGTCGATGCCGTGCGGATGCGCGAGCAGCGCGGTGAGGCTCAGCCCGTCCGGTCGTACGCCGAAGCCGTCGCCGTAGGGACCGAGGCGCAGCATCATGTCGAGCCGCCGCTCGGGGCCGGTGTCGCCCTCGAGGAGGCTCGCGAGTTCCTGCGGGTCACGGCCGTGCACGGGCGAGTGGGCTTCCTTGACCGCCTTGCCGAGGGTCTGGCCGATGACCAGGTCGTCCACGGCGGACGGGTCGGCGCCGTGCATGCCGGTGGCGGCGAGGACGAGCCGGGCGAGGATCTCCGTCTCCGCCATCCGTCCGGGCTCCAGCGGGACGGCCGGGCGGGTGTAGCGGACCTGGTTGCGCACGGCGAGGGTGTTGAAGGCGAAGTCGTGGTGCGGGCTCTGGGAGGGCGGGGGCGGCGGCAGCACGACGTGGGCGTGGCGGGAGGTCTCGTTGAGATACGGGTCCACGCTGACCATGAAGTCGAGCGAGCCGAGGGCCTTGTCGAGCCGGTCGCCGTCCGGGGCGGACAGCACGGGGTTGGCGGCGACGGCGATCAGCGCCCGGACCGGCTCGCCCTCCGGGGTGGCGGTGTCGATCTCCTCGGCGAGCGCGGAGAGCGGCAACTCGCCCTTGGCCTCGGGGTGTCGGCTCACCCGGGAGTGCCAGCGGCCGAGGGCGAACCCGTGGCTGGGTCCCGCGGGCCGGGGCGTGCGGTCGGTGGCGGCCTGCGGGAAGAGGGCGCCGCCGGGCCGGTCGAGGTTGCCGGTGAGGATGTTGAGCACGTCGACGAGCCAGCTGGCGAGGGTGCCGTGCGGGACGGTGCAGCTGCCGATGCGCCCGTATACGGCGGCCGTCGGGGCGGCGGCGAGTTCGCGGGCGAGGGCGCGGGTCACGCCGGCGTCCACGTCACAGGCGGCGGCGACGGCTTCGGGTGTGAAGTCCTGCACGGCTGCCCGGAGTTCGTCGATGCCCTGGAGGTGCGGGGTCAACTCCCCCGTGTCCACCAGGCCTTCCTCGAACAGGACGTACGTCATCGCCGCGAGCAGCAGTGCGTCGGTACCGGGCCGGATGGCGATGTGCCGGTCGGCGAGCTTCGCGGTGCGGGTGCGGCGGGGGTCGACGACAGTGAGGGTGCCGCCGCGGGCCTTGAGCGCCTTGAGCTTGCCGGGGAAGTCGGGGGCGGTGCACAGACTCCCGTTGGACTCCAGGGGGTTGGCGCCGAGGAGGAGCAGATGGTCGGTGTGGTCCAGGTCGGGCACGGGGATGGCGTTGGCGTCGCCGTAGAGCAGCCCGCTGGAGACGTGCTTGGGCATCTGGTCGACCGTGGAGGCGGTGAAGACGCTCCGGGTGCCGAGTCCGGCGAGCAGCACCGGCGGATAGAGGGCTCCGGCCATGGTGTGGACGTTGGGATTGCCGAGGACGACTCCGACGGAGTTCGCCCCGGACCGCTCGACCACGCCCCGGATCCCGGCGGCGACCGCGTCGAAGGCCTCCTCCCAGGTGGCCTCGCACAGCTCCCCGTCCCGCCGCACGAGGGGTGTGCGCAGCCGGTCCGGGTCCCCGTCGACGGCCCCGAAGGAGGCGCCCTTCGGGCAGATGAACCCCTTGCTGAACACGTCGTCACGGTCCCCGCGGGCGCCGGTGACCCGGGTCCCCTCGATGGTGAGCGTGAGACCACACGTGGCCTCGCACAGCGGGCAGATGCGGAGAGCGGTGCGGGACACGGGTCCTCCCGGGGCAGCGGTGCCTGTCCGGGTGAGCATACCGACCGGTATGGATGGTGGGGAGGGTTTGCGGGGTGTCAGTCCAGAACCCGCGCCAGATACGCCCGCAACATCTCCCTGGCCTCCTGGATGATCCGCTCGTCCCCCTCGGGTGCCATCCGGAAGGCCAGGTGCACCAAGGTGTCGGCGGTTTCCACGGCGATGAGGAAGGTGCGGCGCAGGTCGTCGTCCGGTTCGCGGGAGAGGTAGCCGGAGAGGAGTTCGGTGAGGCGGTCGGCGACGCGGTGGTTGGGTTCGGCGTGGCGGGCGCCGACCGGGATCTGGTTGCCGAAGTCGACGAGGGAGAAGCCGGGGGCGGTGCGCTTCATGGACAGGTACTCGTCGAGCACGACATCCATCGCCGTACGCCAGCCTCCCTCCTCGCCCGACTCCTTGAGACGGTCGGTGACGCCGACCGTGAAGCGTTCCAGGTTGCGCTGGGCCAGGGCGTCGGCCATCTGCCGCTTGTTGCCGAAGAAGCGGTACACCGAGCCGATGGGCACGCCGGCGCGCAGGGCGACGGCGCGGGTGCTCAGGTCGTCGTAGCCGACCTCGTCGAGCAGGTCGGCGCAGGCGTCGAGGATTCTGGTCAGCCGTTCGGCGCTGCGCCGCTGCACGGGGGCGCGGCGAAGCGAGGTCGCTTGGGGCACGGGCTTCATGATGCCTTCCCGCCGTGGTCCGGTGAACCCTGCCACCTGGTACGGCGCCGGGATCCTGTGACACTCACCGACCACCGCCGGCGCTCGTCGCGGGCTGCGGCCGCACACTGCCTCCGGTGCTCGTCCTCGCGACGGACCGCGAGTCGGAGCCGGCGCCGCCGCCACCCGAGCCTCCCCGCAACAGCGACGCCGAAGTCCCGGCCCCCGCCGATCGCAGGTCCACCGCCCCGCTCCCCGCCGCCTGCGGTTTCGACGCCGTCACGTCCGCCGTGCTTTCCACCGGGTCGCCGTCGACGGCCCAGACGGTGCCGTCGTCGGCGTACAGGCGGGCGGTGACCTTGTGGGTGCCCTGCGGAACGTACCCGGCCGCGAGGCGGTAGGACGGGGTGCGCAGGGTGGTGACCGGACGGTCGTCCACGAAGAGGACGGCGACACCGCGACCGGGAACCGCCTTGGCCTTCGTCGCGGCGGGCGAGAAGGTGAAGTTCTCGACGGTCAGGCGCACGGACCAGCTGTCGTCGCTGTCCGGCTGCACCACTATGCCGACCTCGGGGGCGTTCTCCTTGTCCACTTCCCGGTAGTGCCGCCCTTCGTGGTCCGTGTCGTCGAGGACCTTGCCCACCGGTGAGACCGACGGTCCGTTCCTGTGCCCCTGTGCCCCACTGCTGCCACAGCTCACGGATCCGGTCACCAGCAGGACACAGACCGCGAGCAGGGCAAGGAGTCCCCGCGTCCACGACATGCCGGGGAGCGTAGAACAAAGGTCCGACACCGCGAATCCCCCTGGGGTCTGGTTCTCGTCCTCCTCCCTGAGGAGGTCAAGGGCGGGACATCGGTTCCAGGAAACGACCTCTTGCGTCGATCACACCGCAATCCTACGGTGTTCCATAGGAATCAGACCGCAAGGGAGCGATCATGAACGGGGACGCAGCGATCACGCGCGGCGACGCACGCAAGATTGCCGAGGGCCTGACCTACCTCTCCGGCTTCGGCAACGAGCACGCCTCGGAAGCCGTCCCGGGCGCCCTCCCCGAGGGCCGCAACGCCCCGCAGCGCGCCCCCCTCGGCCTGTACGCGGAACAGCTCAGCGGTACGGCGTTCACCGAGCCCCGCGCCCACAACCGCCGCTCCTGGCTGTACCGGATCCGCCCGTCCGCCGCACACCCGGCGTTCGCCCACACCCACAACGGCCGGATCCGCACGGCCCCCTTCACCGAGTCGGTCTCGGACCCGAACCGGCTGCGCTGGGACCCGCTGCCGGAGCCCGTCGAGGGCACCGACTTCCTCGCAGGCCTGTGGACCCTCGGCGGCAACGGCGACGTCACCCAGCGCACCGGCATGGCCGTGCACCTCTACCACGCCACCGACTCCATGGACCGCGTCTTCAGCGACGCCGACGGCGAGCTGCTGATCGTCCCGGAGCGCGGCGGGCTCCTGCTGCGCACGGAGTTCGGACTGCTGCATGTGGAGCCGGGACATGTGGCGTTGATCCCCCGTGGCGTCCGCTTCCGTGTGGAGCTGCTGGACCCATCCGCCCGCGGCTATGTGTGCGAGAACTACGGCGCCCCCTTCCAGCTCCCCGACCTCGGCCCGATCGGCGCCAACGGCCTCGCCAACGCACGCGACTTCCGCGCCCCGGTCGCCGCGTACGAGGACGTCGAAGGTCCCGTGGAGGTGGTCAACAAGTTCTGCGGCAACCTCTGGACGGCGACCTACGACCACTCCCCGCTCGACGTGGTCGCCTGGCACGGCAACCATGTGCCGTACGTCTACGACCTGCGCCGTTTCAATGTCATCGGCAGCATCTCCTACGACCACCCCGACCCGTCGATCTTCACCGTGCTGACCTCCCCGTCGGACACCCCGGGGCTGGCCGGCGTCGACTTCGTCGTGTTCGCGCCGCGCTGGCTGGTGGGCGAGGACACCTTCCGGCCGCCGTACTTCCACCGGAACGTGATGAGCGAGTAC is a genomic window containing:
- a CDS encoding MFS transporter, with product MVPGGNRGWLLRLVIAFSFAQGAVSMARPAVSYRALALGADERAIGVIAGVYALLPLFAAVPLGRRTDHGRCAPLLPVGVVLIAGGCALSGIANSLWAMAIWSGVMGLGHLCFVIGAQSLVARQSAPHEQDRNFGHFTIGASLGQLVGPIAAGALIGGADRAGTSALALLVAGAGAAVAFTSLWRIEHRDTAAASRTGPGDRVPVGRILKSRGVPGGIFVSLAVLSATDILTAYLPVVGEHRGIAPSVIGLLLSLRAAATIACRLVLTPLLRLLGRALLLTVTCLLAALLCAGIALPVPVWALAVVLALLGFCLGVGQPLSMTTVVQAAPDAARSTALALRLTGNRLGQVAAPATAGLVAGVAGVAAPFVMLGGLLLVSSGVALRSSARPPKEPAEPSRTRRPLSRKSDI
- a CDS encoding citrate:proton symporter, giving the protein MLTILGFAMIATFLVLIMMKKMSPIAALVLIPALFCVFVGKGAKLGDYVIEGVTSLAPTAAMLMFAIVYFGVMIDVGLFDPIVRGILKFAKADPMRIVVGTAILAAIVSLDGDGSTTFMITVSAMYPLYKRLKMSLVVMTGVAAMANGVMNTLPWGGPTARAATALKLDASDIFVPMIPALAVGLLGVFVLSYVLGMRERKRLGTLTLGDVLVKEPVEEKETEAVLVGAGSGGSGTGKAAVATGGSGSGTDAEDGDEDGDKERFQVLDPHRPTLRPKLYWFNALLTVTLLTSMIMEWLPIPVLFLLGAALALTVNFPHIPDQKARLAAHADNVLNVSGMVFAAAVFTGVLQGTGMVDHMARWMVDVIPEGMGPHMALVTGILSLPLTYFMSNDGFYFGVLPVLAEAGAAHGVSPLEMARASLVGQPLHMSSPLVPAVYVLVGMAKVEFGDHTRFVVKWAALTCLLILGAGILFGII
- a CDS encoding molybdopterin oxidoreductase family protein — encoded protein: MSRTALRICPLCEATCGLTLTIEGTRVTGARGDRDDVFSKGFICPKGASFGAVDGDPDRLRTPLVRRDGELCEATWEEAFDAVAAGIRGVVERSGANSVGVVLGNPNVHTMAGALYPPVLLAGLGTRSVFTASTVDQMPKHVSSGLLYGDANAIPVPDLDHTDHLLLLGANPLESNGSLCTAPDFPGKLKALKARGGTLTVVDPRRTRTAKLADRHIAIRPGTDALLLAAMTYVLFEEGLVDTGELTPHLQGIDELRAAVQDFTPEAVAAACDVDAGVTRALARELAAAPTAAVYGRIGSCTVPHGTLASWLVDVLNILTGNLDRPGGALFPQAATDRTPRPAGPSHGFALGRWHSRVSRHPEAKGELPLSALAEEIDTATPEGEPVRALIAVAANPVLSAPDGDRLDKALGSLDFMVSVDPYLNETSRHAHVVLPPPPPSQSPHHDFAFNTLAVRNQVRYTRPAVPLEPGRMAETEILARLVLAATGMHGADPSAVDDLVIGQTLGKAVKEAHSPVHGRDPQELASLLEGDTGPERRLDMMLRLGPYGDGFGVRPDGLSLTALLAHPHGIDLGPLTSRLPQPLKTRSGQVELLPKPIADDLPRLREALRHRPEGLVLVGRRHLRSNNSWMHNVPALTGGTNRCTLHIHPEDAERLGLADGAAVRIKGAGGEVVTEAEVTDGVRPGVVSLPHGWGHDRPGTRLGHALKDPGVNVNQLLDGSLLDPLSGNAVLNGVPVKLAAVATL
- a CDS encoding TetR/AcrR family transcriptional regulator; this translates as MKPVPQATSLRRAPVQRRSAERLTRILDACADLLDEVGYDDLSTRAVALRAGVPIGSVYRFFGNKRQMADALAQRNLERFTVGVTDRLKESGEEGGWRTAMDVVLDEYLSMKRTAPGFSLVDFGNQIPVGARHAEPNHRVADRLTELLSGYLSREPDDDLRRTFLIAVETADTLVHLAFRMAPEGDERIIQEAREMLRAYLARVLD
- the hmgA gene encoding homogentisate 1,2-dioxygenase — translated: MNGDAAITRGDARKIAEGLTYLSGFGNEHASEAVPGALPEGRNAPQRAPLGLYAEQLSGTAFTEPRAHNRRSWLYRIRPSAAHPAFAHTHNGRIRTAPFTESVSDPNRLRWDPLPEPVEGTDFLAGLWTLGGNGDVTQRTGMAVHLYHATDSMDRVFSDADGELLIVPERGGLLLRTEFGLLHVEPGHVALIPRGVRFRVELLDPSARGYVCENYGAPFQLPDLGPIGANGLANARDFRAPVAAYEDVEGPVEVVNKFCGNLWTATYDHSPLDVVAWHGNHVPYVYDLRRFNVIGSISYDHPDPSIFTVLTSPSDTPGLAGVDFVVFAPRWLVGEDTFRPPYFHRNVMSEYMGLIEGAYDAKAQGFVPGGGSLHNMMSAHGPDRETFDRASAAELKPHKVDDGLAFMFETRWPVTLTAHAARADHLQPHYDDVWRGLERHFRPVD